In a genomic window of Kluyveromyces marxianus DMKU3-1042 DNA, complete genome, chromosome 7:
- the PHO8 gene encoding alkaline phosphatase PHO8 has protein sequence MNSERTGLLPGGNKTAKRGFRYVIMGVVIVLAGLMVVAHNFTLRTHPDSISKKRNVIFFVSDGMGPASLSMTRSWQQHSQGLPFSHMLNLDKAFIGSSRTRSSSSLITDSAAGATAFSCALKSYNGAIGVDPDKRPCGTILEAAKLQGYMTGMVVTTKITDATPAAFSAHADYRSMEMLIAQQQLGEYELGRVVDLIIGGGRTFFYPRGATSSPYGVSGSRTDGRDLIKEAIADGWQYAGDRRSFDALEQGKNVKLPLLALLADYDIPFDIDRLDSEHPSLKEEAITAINALTKATENSDKGFFLLIEGSRIDHAGHLNDPAAQVREVTAFDETFKAVVEYANNSDVETVILSTSDHETGGLVTARQVTENYPDYIWYPEILRKVQHSCEYLAKKLIQQKQSDSKHALAKFIEKEIVEQGLGIEDYTKDDIDEIASLIDTPGKLMDKLNNMVSVRAQIGWTTHGHSAVDVNIYGFSNKKASKSAILENLGGNHENTDIGHFMKEYLGLDLQKVTEMLENTTHTQDIVSAAELDFEYKPSFLQEMLD, from the coding sequence ATGAATTCAGAACGTACTGGGTTGTTGCCAGGTGGCAATAAGACTGCCAAACGTGGTTTCAGATATGTTATCATGGGTGTGGTTATTGTTTTGGCAGGATTGATGGTTGTAGCACACAATTTCACGCTAAGAACTCATCCAGATTcgatttcaaagaagagaaacgtgatattctttgtttcGGACGGTATGGGTCCAGCGTCACTCTCAATGACTCGTTCTTGGCAACAGCATAGCCAAGGGCTTCCATTCAGTCATATGTTGAACTTGGATAAGGCATTTATCGGGTCTTCAAGAACGAGATCTTCGAGCTCCCTTATCACTGACTCAGCTGCTGGTGCAACGGCCTTTTCGTGCGCTTTGAAGTCATACAACGGGGCCATTGGTGTCGATCCAGACAAGAGACCTTGTGGTACGATACTTGAGGCGGCGAAGCTTCAAGGTTACATGACTGGTATGGTTGTGACCACCAAGATTACGGATGCAACACCAGCAGCCTTTTCTGCACATGCGGATTATAGAAGTATGGAAATGTTGATTGCGCAACAACAGCTTGGTGAGTATGAGTTGGGTAGGGTTGTGGACTTGAtcattggtggtggtagGACTTTCTTCTATCCAAGAGGCGCAACTTCCTCTCCATATGGGGTTTCTGGCTCTCGTACCGATGGTCGTGATTTGATTAAAGAGGCTATTGCCGATGGCTGGCAATACGCTGGTGATCGTAGATCATTCGATGCACTAGAACAAGGAAAGAATGTGAAATTGCCATTATTGGCCCTTTTGGCGGACTATGACATTCcatttgatattgatagATTGGATTCCGAGCATccatctttgaaagaggaaGCCATAACTGCTATTAATGCCTTGACTAAGGCGACCGAAAATTCAGACAAGGGTTTCTTCCTACTAATTGAGGGTTCTCGTATTGACCATGCGGGTCATTTGAACGATCCAGCTGCTCAGGTTCGCGAAGTTACTGCATTCGATGAAACTTTCAAGGCTGTCGTTGAATACGCTAATAACTCTGACGTTGAGACTGTGATACTTTCAACATCTGATCACGAAACAGGTGGTTTAGTGACTGCTAGACAGGTTACAGAGAACTACCCAGACTATATCTGGTATCCAGAAATCTTGAGAAAGGTACAGCATTCTTGTGAATATTTAGCTAAGAAACTGATCCAACAAAAGCAATCCGATTCAAAACATGCATTGGCCAAGttcattgaaaaggaaattgtGGAGCAAGGCTTGGGAATCGAAGACTACACAAAGGATGATATCGATGAGATTGCAAGTTTAATTGATACTCCAGGTAAGTTGATGGACAAGTTGAACAACATGGTGTCGGTTCGTGCCCAAATCGGATGGACCACTCATGGTCACAGTGCTGTTGATGTCAACATTTATGGATTCTCCAATAAAAAGGCCTCCAAGTCTGCCATTCTAGAGAACCTAGGTGGTAATCATGAGAACACCGACATTGGGCACTTCATGAAGGAGTACCTGGGTCTAGATTTGCAAAAAGTCACAGAAATGTTGGAGAACACTACACACACTCAAGACATTGTATCAGCAGCTGAACTTGACTTTGAGTATAAGCCATCCTTCTTACAAGAAATGCTAGATTAA
- the MNN9 gene encoding mannosyltransferase complex subunit MNN9, with protein sequence MARMSLIAYRVRKSPFLFVVLPIFALFCMYQVLFSKEGSILGLSDAIVNNQWAHQQEKTFYFPYSKKYKMPKYTYKKASGWLLNDKGDDMIPEGHIARYDLNKLKSTSNAVANEEKVLILTPMQTFHQGYWDNLLKMTYPRTLIELGFIIPRTASGDVALQKLETAVRAVQTGPKEERFAKITILRQASQSFDRLGEKERHALEVQKERRGAMALARNELLFSTIGPHTSWVLWLDADIIETPSTVIQDMTALNKPVLAANVYQRYFDKEEKKSKIRPYDFNNWAESEIGLQLAQSMGDDEIIVEGYSDIATYRPLMAHFYDENGASNAIMELDGVGGGCTLVKAEVHRDGAMFTNFPFYHLIETEAFAKMAKRLGYTVHGLPNYLVYHIEE encoded by the coding sequence atgGCTAGAATGTCTTTGATCGCCTACAGGGTGAGGAAATCGCCCTTTctatttgttgttttgcCAATATTTGCGCTTTTCTGCATGTACCAGGTGCTATTTTCGAAGGAGGGGAGTATTTTGGGGCTTAGTGATGCGATTGTGAATAACCAGTGGGCACaccaacaagaaaagacgTTTTATTTCCCATATTCGAAGAAATACAAGATGCCAAAGTACACTTATAAGAAGGCATCTGGGTGGCTATTAAACGACAAGGGGGATGATATGATTCCTGAGGGCCACATTGCACGTTACGATTTGAATAAACTCAAGTCTACGAGCAATGCTGTTGCCAACGAGGAAAAAGTATTGATCTTGACACCTATGCAGACTTTCCACCAAGGGTACTGGGacaatttgttgaagatgactTATCCACGGACTCTAATTGAGCTTGGGTTTATTATTCCAAGAACCGCTTCTGGCGATGTTGCATTACAGAAACTTGAAACGGCTGTCAGAGCAGTGCAAACAGGCCCAAAGGAAGAGAGATTCGCAAAGATCACAATCTTGAGACAGGCTTCTCAATCTTTCGATAGACTGGGTGAAAAAGAGAGACATGCCCTTGAGGTACAGAAGGAGAGACGTGGTGCAATGGCACTTGCCAGAAACGAGTTGCTATTCTCTACCATTGGCCCACACACATCATGGGTTTTATGGTTGGACGCGGATATCATTGAAACCCCATCTACCGTGATCCAAGACATGACTGCCCTCAACAAGCCGGTGCTTGCTGCCAACGTCTACCAGAGATACTTCgataaggaagaaaagaagagcaagatCAGACCTTACGACTTCAATAACTGGGCTGAATCAGAGATTGGTTTACAATTGGCACAAAGTATGGGCGACGACGAGATCATTGTGGAAGGTTACTCTGATATCGCCACCTACAGACCATTAATGGCGCATTTCTATGACGAAAACGGGGCAAGCAACGCTATTATGGAACTAGATGgtgttggtggtggttgTACTCTAGTTAAGGCAGAAGTTCACAGAGATGGTGCCATGTTCACGAACTTCCCATTCTACCACTTAATAGAAACAGAAGCATTCGCTAAAATGGCCAAGAGACTAGGATACACAGTGCACGGTTTGCCAAACTACTTGGTGTACCATATCGAGGAATAA
- the BRR6 gene encoding Brr6p → MVSASRAVFQLLLVALVCHFCWTVHKDVQWQLMEQEWVDMKKISRCKLEYVQNRCSEGLRPALVQKCEEWWHCAQLDSHPSVHQMASLYATTLAQTLNSFVQALAFRTILLLLVLIYVSRHVL, encoded by the coding sequence ATGGTTTCCGCGAGCAGAGCTGTGTTTCAGCTGTTATTGGTGGCATTGGTGTGTCATTTCTGCTGGACAGTACATAAAGATGTTCAATGGCAGTTGATGGAACAGGAATGGGTTgatatgaagaagatatcgCGGTGTAAGCTGGAGTATGTGCAGAACAGATGTTCTGAGGGCCTGCGGCCTGCTCTAGTGCAAAAATGTGAGGAATGGTGGCATTGTGCTCAGCTGGACTCGCACCCGAGTGTTCACCAGATGGCCAGTTTGTATGCGACGACACTGGCGCAGACCCTTAATTCGTTTGTGCAGGCGCTTGCGTTTCGGACGAttctgttgctgttggtcCTGATATATGTGTCACGACATGTGTTGTAA
- the RAI1 gene encoding decapping nuclease, which produces MGLTANLFVQKRSNATALKQPKEIGHYSRTQDNEFLVNDSSRLAYYYLPDTDLDKRLDLLSGIKKFKECNTDDFDSTTLHGLLSTLIEYEKRKGKKTKVDIITFRGIMRKLISSAFDSPQFNVVNLRVVSFDGQLFIKEMKDASATEASSINKNRESMQAKAYYSGYKFETLATLSQPLPLVSRTTLEKRPKRLINNGDQYISLVRTGIGKCKILLGAEVDCIFDFKEDSDDNLKHYAELKCTTMVNTVADAHKFERKLFRTWLQCFLVGINRIIYGFRDEHFLLRSVEEFTTAEVPVILKNNNPQMQTSCVDAIKWYGAFTEWLLSSIPLDNENPTAVKAYRLIFENNHLKLSEIEAGDEEYASIVEGEAVLSNSFKEWRKSLHKQD; this is translated from the coding sequence ATGGGTTTGACGGCGAACTTGTTTGTGCAAAAAAGGAGCAATGCTACTGCTTTAAAGCAGCCAAAAGAGATAGGCCATTATTCGAGAACACAGGATAATGAGTTTTTAGTGAACGACAGCTCGAGACTAGCGTACTATTATTTGCCAGATACGGATTTAGACAAGAGATTAGATTTGCTTAGCGGTATCAAGAAGTTTAAAGAGTGCAATACGGATGATTTCGATTCTACAACGCTTCATGGGCTACTTTCAACGTTGATAGAGTATGAGAagaggaaaggaaagaagacTAAGGTAGATATTATTACATTTAGAGGGATAATGAGGAAGCTTATATCAAGTGCTTTTGACTCTCCTCAGTTCAATGTGGTGAACCTACGGGTTGTTTCCTTTGACGGACAGCTatttatcaaagaaatgaagGATGCATCGGCAACTGAAGCATCTTCCATTAATAAAAACCGCGAATCGATGCAGGCAAAGGCTTACTATAGCGGGTACAAGTTTGAGACTCTAGCAACACTATCACAACCACTACCGTTGGTTTCCAGGACCactttggaaaagagaCCCAAGAGACTTATCAACAACGGTGATCAGTACATTTCGCTTGTGAGAACTGGCATAGGGAAGTGTAAAATACTTCTAGGCGCAGAAGTCGATTGTATCTTCGATTTCAAGGAGGATTCCGACGATAACTTGAAGCACTACGCTGAGTTGAAATGTACCACTATGGTTAATACCGTGGCTGATGCGCACAAATTTGAGCGCAAGTTGTTCCGGACCTGGTTACAATGTTTCCTTGTTGGAATCAACAGAATCATATACGGTTTCAGAGATGAGCACTTCCTACTCAGATCTGTCGAGGAGTTCACCACAGCAGAAGTGCCCGTTATCctcaagaacaacaaccCACAAATGCAAACATCTTGTGTCGATGCCATTAAATGGTACGGCGCATTCACCGAATGGCTATTGAGCAGCATTCCACTGGACAACGAAAACCCAACCGCTGTGAAGGCATACAGATTAATATTCGAGAACAACCACCTAAAACTCTCGGAAATCGAGGCTGGCGACGAAGAATACGCCTCCATAGTCGAGGGCGAAGCCGTACTATCAAATTCGTTCAAGGAATGGAGAAAATCGCTACATAAACAGGATTAA
- the PTR2 gene encoding peptide transporter PTR2 — MSASGALSHKDETEVTSKVANNDTTASSNNDSSSREDLNESKKLDEKFENRDLEVYVSDHNEASDKIDFIGGDIDDNGREPTEEEMQTLVHVAEKIPFTCWLIAIVELAERFSYYGLSAPFQNYMQNGPHDTPKGVLQLKSQGATALSYFFQFWCYLTPLLGGYLSDTFWGKYKTICVGAGIYLVGIFLLFMTSIPSINHRNSSLGGYILSLILIGIATGFIKSNLSVLIADQIPKTKPRIKVLKNGTKVIEDPNVTMQNVFMFFYLMINIGSLSVMATTHLEAEYGFWAAYLLTFCFFWIGIVVLVFGKNKYVKKPIGDNVIAKSFRVCFIALRNGFNLNRAVPSLNPEKEYPWNDLFVDEIRRAFKACKVFVFYPIYWLVYGQMLNNFVTQAGTMELHGLPNDFLQAINSISLIVFIPIMEHLVYPFIRRFTPFRPVTKIFWGFTFGAASMVYAAVLQHFIYKAGPCYDHPLKCSPEFKNTPNRVHIGWQVPAYVLIGLSEIFASITGLEYAYSKAPASMKAFIMSIFLVTNAFGSAIGIAMSPTSEDPKYVWTFSGLAVACFLAGCAFWGCFQHYNKDEERMNALDYEVEEQALTHVGVTGEATALYSVSSARSATQQQQQLRQKMSREV; from the coding sequence atgtCTGCTTCTGGTGCTTTGTCGCATAAGGACGAGACGGAAGTTACAAGCAAGGTGGCTAATAACGATACCACTGCATCTTCCAATAACGACTCTAGCTCGAGAGAGGATTTGAATGAATCCAAGAAACTTGACGAAAAGTTCGAAAACAGGGACTTAGAAGTCTACGTTTCAGACCACAATGAAGCCTCCGACAAAATCGATTTCATCGGTGGTGACATTGATGACAACGGAAGAGAACcaactgaagaagaaatgcAAACTTTAGTACATGTTGCTGAAAAGATTCCATTTACTTGTTGGTTAATCGCTATTGTTGAATTGGCTGAAAGATTCTCCTACTATGGTTTGTCTGCTCCATTCCAAAACTATATGCAAAACGGTCCTCATGACACTCCAAAGGGTGTTTTGCAATTGAAGTCACAAGGTGCTACTGCTCTATCTTACTTCTTCCAGTTCTGGTGTTATCTAACTCCATTGCTAGGTGGTTACTTGTCTGATACTTTCTGGGGTAAGTACAAAACGATTTGCGTTGGTGCCGGTATTTACTTGGTTGGTATTTTCTTGTTATTCATGACTTCGATTCCAAGCATCAACCACAGAAATTCTTCTCTAGGTGGTTATATCCTTTCCTTGATCTTGATTGGTATTGCTACCGGTTTCATCAAGTCTAACTTGTCGGTCTTGATTGCCGACCAAATTCCAAAGACCAAGCCAAGAATTaaggttttgaagaacgGTACCAAGGTCATCGAAGATCCAAACGTTACCATGCAAAACGTCTTCATGTTCTTCTACTTAATGATTAACATTGGTTCCCTATCTGTCATGGCTACTACCCACTTGGAAGCCGAGTATGGTTTCTGGGCTGCTTACTTGCTCAcattctgtttcttctggatcgGTATTGTCGTTCTTGTGTTCGGTAAGAACAAATATGTTAAGAAGCCAATTGGTGATAACGTTATCGCCAAGAGTTTCAGAGTTTGTTTCATTGCTTTGCGTAACGGTTTCAACTTGAATAGAGCTGTTCCATCTCTAAATCCAGAGAAGGAATACCCATGGAATGATTTGTTTGTCGATGAAATCAGAAGAGCTTTCAAGGCCTGCAAagtgtttgtgttttacCCTATCTACTGGTTAGTTTACGGTCAAATGTTAAACAACTTTGTTACCCAGGCTGGTACCATGGAATTGCACGGTTTGCCTAACGATTTCTTGCAAGCCATCAActctatttctttgattgtGTTTATTCCAATTATGGAACACTTAGTTTATCCTTTCATCAGACGCTTCACTCCATTCAGACCTGTCACCAAGATCTTCTGGGGTTTCACCTTCGGTGCTGCTTCCATGGTTTACGCTGCTGTTTTGCAACATTTCATCTACAAAGCTGGTCCATGTTACGACCACCCTCTAAAATGTAGCCCAGAATTCAAGAACACTCCAAACAGAGTGCACATCGGATGGCAAGTTCCTGCATACGTGCTAATCGGTTTATCCGAAATCTTCGCATCCATTACCGGTTTGGAATATGCCTACTCCAAGGCTCCAGCTTCCATGAAGGCCTTCATCATGTCCATTTTCTTGGTGACAAATGCCTTTGGTTCAGCCATTGGTATTGCCATGTCTCCAACCTCCGAAGACCCTAAATATGTCTGGACTTTCTCCGGTTTAGCTGTCGCATGTTTCCTCGCCGGTTGTGCATTCTGGGGCTGTTTCCAACACTACAATAAGGACGAAGAACGTATGAATGCTCTAGACTACGAAGTCGAAGAGCAAGCCCTAACCCATGTAGGTGTCACTGGCGAAGCCACTGCCTTGTACAGCGTTTCTTCTGCTCGTAGCGCAactcaacaacagcaacagctaCGTCAAAAGATGTCCCGTGAAGTATAA
- the PTR2 gene encoding peptide transporter PTR2, with protein MSASGALSLKDETEITSKMANNNSASSNSELSSREDLKDAKKFDEDKTHEIYVSEHNETSEKIDFIDGEVDDNGREPTEEEMQTLLHVSERIPFTCWLIAIVELAERFSYYGLSAPFQNYMQNGPHDTPKGVLELKSQGATALSYFFQFWCYLAPLLGGFLSDTYWGKYNTIFVGAFIYVAGIFILFITSIPSINHRNSSLGGYIVSLILIGIATGFIKSNLSVLIADQIPKTKPRIKVLKNGTKVIEDPNVTMQNVFMFFYLMINIGSLSVMATTHLESKYGFWAAYLLTFCFFWIAIIVLVYGKNKYVKKPLGDHVIAKSFRVCFIALCNGFNLNRAVPSLNPEKEYPWNDVFVDEIRRAFKACKVFVFYPIYWLVYGQMLNNFVTQAGTMELHGLPNDFLQAIDSIALIVFIPIMEHLAYPFIRRFTPFRPVTKIFWGFLFGAASMVYAAVLQHFIYKAGPCYDHPLNCGPQYKNTPNRVHIGWQVPAYVLIALSEIFASITGLEYAYSKAPASMKAFIMSIFLVTNAVGSAIGIAMSPTSKDPKYVWTFSGLAVACFLAGCAFWVCFQHYNKDEESMNALDYVVEEQALSNVGVTGEATALYSISSARSVTQKQQQELRQNISQAA; from the coding sequence atgtCTGCTTCTGGTGCCTTGTCGTTAAAGGACGAGACAGAAATCACAAGCAAGATGGCTAACAACAATAGTGCTTCATCTAACAGCGAATTGAGTTCGAGAGAAGACTTGAAAGATGCCAAGAAGTTCGACGAGGACAAGACCCATGAGATTTATGTTTCTGAACACAATGAGACCTCTGAAAAGATCGACTTTATCGATGGAGAAGTCGACGATAATGGTAGGGAACCaaccgaagaagaaatgcAAACATTGTTGCACGTCTCAGAAAGAATCCCATTCACCTGTTGGTTAATCGCTATTGTCGAATTGGCAGAAAGATTCTCCTACTATGGTTTGTCTGCTCCATTCCAAAACTATATGCAAAACGGTCCTCATGATACCCCAAAGGGTGTTTTGGAATTGAAATCTCAAGGTGCTACTGCTCTTTCGTATTTCTTCCAGTTCTGGTGTTACTTGGCCCCATTGCTAGGTGGTTTCCTATCCGATACTTACTGGGGTAAGTATAACACCATCTTCGTTGGTGCTTTTATTTATGTGGCAGGTATTTTCATCTTATTCATAACCTCTATCCCAAGCATCAACCACAGAAATTCTTCTCTAGGTGGTTATATTGTTTCCTTGATCTTGATTGGTATTGCTACCGGTTTCATCAAGTCCAACTTGTCGGTCTTGATTGCTGATCAAATTCCAAAGACCAAGCCAAGAATCaaggttttgaagaacgGTACCAAGGTCATCGAAGACCCAAATGTCACCATGCAAAACGTCTTCATGTTCTTCTACTTAATGATTAACATTGGTTCTTTGTCTGTTATGGCCACTACCCACTTAGAATCCAAGTACGGATTCTGGGCTGCTTACTTGCTCACattctgcttcttctggattGCCATTATAGTGCTTGTGTACGGTAAGAACAAGTACGTCAAGAAGCCTCTCGGTGACCATGTCATTGCTAAGAGTTTCAGAGTTTGTTTCATCGCTTTGTGTAACGGTTTCAACTTGAACAGAGCTGTTCCATCTCTAAATCCAGAGAAGGAATACCCATGGAACGATGTGTTCGTTGACGAAATCAGAAGAGCTTTCAAGGCCTGCAAagtgtttgtgttttacCCTATCTACTGGTTAGTTTACGGCCAAATGCTAAACAACTTTGTCACCCAGGCTGGTACCATGGAATTGCACGGTTTGCCTAACGATTTCTTGCAAGCCATCGATTCTATCGCATTGATTGTCTTCATTCCAATCATGGAACACTTGGCTTATCCTTTCATCAGACGTTTTACTCCATTCAGACCTGTCACCAAGATCTTCTGGGGTTTCCTCTTTGGTGCTGCTTCCATGGTTTACGCCGCTGTTTTGCAACATTTCATCTACAAAGCCGGCCCATGTTACGACCACCCTCTAAATTGTGGTCCACAGTACAAGAACACTCCAAACAGAGTGCACATCGGATGGCAAGTTCCTGCATACGTGCTCATCGCTCTATCAGAAATCTTTGCATCCATCACCGGTTTGGAATATGCCTACTCCAAGGCCCCAGCTTCCATGAAGGCCTTTATCATGTCCATCTTCTTGGTGACAAACGCTGTCGGTTCAGCCATTGGTATTGCCATGTCCCCAACCTCTAAGGACCCTAAATATGTCTGGACTTTCTCCGGTTTGGCCGTCGCATGTTTCCTCGCCGGTTGTGCGTTCTGGGTCTGTTTCCAACACTACAACAAGGACGAAGAAAGTATGAACGCCCTAGACTATGTCGTCGAAGAGCAAGCCCTATCCAATGTAGGCGTCACTGGTGAAGCCACTGCATTGTACAGCATCTCCTCCGCTCGTAGCGTCACTcagaaacagcagcaaGAATTGCGTCAGAATATATCACAGGCCGCATAA